Proteins from one Gimesia maris genomic window:
- the rlmB gene encoding 23S rRNA (guanosine(2251)-2'-O)-methyltransferase RlmB, protein MALELKNPHSVMAALQTRPIDVTEIRLTAGSAQGSWGDVADEARSQRIPVVIKKSAPQKMKRRQAEDQGRRTAGSVALVKPRTPFVLNELFPDSGQETGGLWLALDCIQDPHNIGAIFRTAAFFGVRGIVLTKDRSAPINATVYDVASGGMEAVPFAVETNLSRSMTQAKETGVWIMGTSEHAEEDVSVYSQDRPWMVVIGNEEKGLRRLTLEQCDVVTRLTPTGIVDSLNASVAAGIMIARFSPFGPGTK, encoded by the coding sequence GTGGCTTTGGAGCTGAAAAATCCACACAGTGTAATGGCGGCTCTGCAGACCCGTCCCATTGATGTCACCGAGATTCGTCTCACGGCTGGTTCCGCGCAGGGGAGTTGGGGAGATGTTGCCGACGAAGCACGCAGTCAGCGGATTCCCGTCGTGATCAAAAAATCAGCGCCCCAGAAGATGAAACGCCGTCAGGCCGAAGATCAGGGACGCCGCACCGCGGGCTCGGTCGCCCTGGTCAAACCCCGTACCCCATTTGTGCTCAATGAACTCTTTCCGGACTCTGGTCAGGAAACAGGCGGACTCTGGCTGGCGCTGGATTGTATTCAGGACCCGCACAACATCGGTGCTATTTTTCGAACGGCTGCGTTCTTTGGTGTTCGCGGGATTGTATTGACCAAAGACCGTTCTGCTCCCATCAATGCAACCGTTTACGATGTTGCGTCCGGGGGCATGGAAGCGGTGCCGTTTGCCGTCGAAACCAATCTGAGCCGGTCGATGACCCAGGCCAAAGAAACCGGTGTCTGGATTATGGGAACCTCAGAACATGCCGAAGAAGATGTCTCCGTTTATTCCCAGGATCGCCCGTGGATGGTCGTGATTGGCAATGAAGAGAAAGGACTGCGCCGCCTCACGCTGGAACAGTGTGATGTGGTGACCCGTCTGACCCCCACCGGTATCGTAGATTCCCTGAATGCTTCTGTGGCAGCAGGCATCATGATTGCGCGTTTTTCTCCCTTCGGACCCGGTACAAAATAA
- a CDS encoding ATP-binding protein has product MSYRAFKKLLGETNLERKCRYLFGGGLLVLITASFSLNTWLNNQVLNDQNITSARLLVAPIILEKHWKWSESNDQYRMLIEKIAQSVKPQDLGDYSWAVFKANPSNADSKERPIDSAGYEALERIKQGENEIFYRDETEGKFQYYGAIHATESCVSCHRLRDDPDLELGGLIGIVNIRFPSQKVEQAQNWNNAINLASALVTAVLAMLAAYAIVRYVIVKPVLHLKDVSDEIAHGNLDLRADIRTGDEFEELSYAFNRMLRHLVTVQEELRTVNTDLDTKVDELAQVNLRLYEMNKLKDEFLATMSHELRTPLNSILGFSDLLANSKDLNEKQKRYVSNIQMSGKNLLAQINDVLDLAKIESGKMELQLSEITVADLIERRVGNMLPLADKKNIELTSEIDPKIPILFQDSIKIQQILNNLLSNAIKFTPEGGRVHVAARLCGENPKLMDLIVEDTGIGIPLDEQEHIFEKFRQGKSSSESRDTMSRSYEGTGLGLSIIRELSKLLDGEVFLESEFGRGSKFTARLPVRMSLSQEGVLSDLDDTSVGMNRIKTSDLQNYSREKLGENEHSETRTP; this is encoded by the coding sequence ATGTCCTATCGTGCTTTCAAAAAACTGCTGGGGGAAACCAACCTCGAACGCAAGTGCCGCTACCTGTTTGGGGGCGGATTGCTCGTATTAATTACGGCCAGCTTTTCTTTGAATACCTGGTTGAACAATCAGGTTCTGAACGATCAGAACATAACCTCCGCCCGTCTGCTGGTCGCGCCGATCATTCTGGAGAAGCACTGGAAATGGTCCGAGTCGAACGATCAGTACCGCATGCTGATTGAAAAGATCGCACAGTCTGTCAAACCCCAGGATCTCGGCGACTACAGTTGGGCAGTGTTTAAAGCGAATCCATCTAATGCGGATTCCAAAGAACGCCCCATCGACAGCGCCGGCTATGAAGCGCTGGAACGCATCAAGCAGGGAGAAAACGAAATCTTCTACCGCGATGAAACGGAAGGCAAGTTTCAGTATTACGGTGCCATTCATGCGACGGAATCCTGTGTCTCCTGTCATCGTCTCCGCGATGATCCCGATCTGGAACTGGGCGGACTCATCGGCATTGTGAATATTCGCTTCCCCTCGCAGAAAGTCGAACAGGCACAGAACTGGAATAACGCCATCAACCTGGCTTCGGCTCTTGTGACCGCTGTCCTGGCGATGCTGGCCGCTTACGCGATTGTACGATATGTGATTGTAAAACCCGTATTGCACCTGAAAGATGTGAGTGATGAAATTGCGCACGGCAATCTGGATCTGCGGGCCGACATCCGCACGGGAGACGAATTTGAAGAACTGAGCTATGCATTTAACCGCATGCTCCGTCACCTGGTCACCGTGCAGGAGGAACTGCGGACCGTCAATACCGACCTCGATACCAAAGTCGACGAGCTGGCGCAGGTCAACCTCAGGCTCTATGAAATGAACAAGCTCAAAGACGAGTTTCTGGCGACCATGAGTCACGAACTGCGTACGCCGCTCAACAGTATTCTCGGTTTCAGTGATCTGCTCGCCAATTCCAAAGATCTCAACGAGAAGCAGAAACGTTATGTCAGCAATATTCAGATGTCCGGAAAAAATCTGCTGGCCCAGATCAATGATGTGCTCGATCTGGCTAAAATCGAGAGCGGAAAAATGGAACTGCAGCTTTCCGAAATTACCGTGGCGGATCTGATTGAGCGTCGGGTGGGGAACATGCTCCCACTGGCAGATAAAAAGAATATTGAGCTGACCTCCGAAATTGATCCGAAGATTCCTATTCTGTTTCAGGACTCCATCAAAATACAACAGATTCTCAATAACCTGCTTTCCAATGCCATCAAGTTTACGCCGGAAGGTGGCAGAGTCCATGTCGCTGCCAGGCTCTGCGGAGAAAATCCGAAACTCATGGACCTCATCGTTGAGGACACAGGCATCGGGATCCCCCTGGATGAGCAGGAACATATTTTCGAAAAATTCCGCCAGGGAAAATCTTCTTCTGAATCGCGGGACACAATGAGTCGTTCTTATGAAGGGACGGGTCTCGGATTATCGATCATTCGCGAACTTTCGAAACTGCTCGATGGTGAAGTCTTTCTGGAAAGCGAATTTGGTCGAGGCAGCAAGTTCACCGCACGTCTGCCTGTCCGCATGAGCCTGTCACAGGAGGGGGTTCTCTCGGATCTGGATGATACCTCAGTCGGCATGAATCGCATTAAAACATCCGATCTGCAGAATTATTCCCGCGAAAAACTCGGCGAGAACGAACATTCTGAGACGCGCACTCCTTGA
- the mutM gene encoding DNA-formamidopyrimidine glycosylase: protein MPELPEVETMVRGIREAVEGRKIKDFRNCPCPCKPISMKPGIKSIRTKALNQTVTSVRRRAKRVILDLENGYSFVIEPRMTGLMLLSDPPDTGHLRLEWTLQKGRSSRSLWFWDRRGLGTVQLLSRKEQELVLGPQKLGPDALEITANELKQRLAKTSRAIKVALLDQKMVAGIGNLYASEMLHQSRIHPERTADQLSTAEIRSLHKAMQQILKTAIRYEGSTLGDGTYRNALNQSGGYQNQHQVYGQEEKNCPSCKGAQIVRIVQAQRSTFFCPCCQIIPS, encoded by the coding sequence GTGCCAGAACTGCCTGAAGTAGAGACCATGGTCCGCGGCATCCGCGAGGCCGTGGAAGGCCGCAAAATAAAAGACTTTCGAAATTGTCCCTGCCCGTGTAAGCCCATTTCCATGAAGCCAGGCATTAAATCCATTCGAACAAAAGCTTTAAATCAAACTGTAACCAGCGTCAGACGTCGGGCAAAACGGGTGATCCTGGATCTGGAGAATGGGTATTCGTTCGTCATTGAACCCCGTATGACTGGACTGATGTTACTGTCTGATCCCCCTGATACCGGTCATCTGCGTCTGGAGTGGACTTTGCAGAAAGGACGGTCCAGCCGATCACTCTGGTTCTGGGATCGCCGTGGCCTGGGCACGGTTCAACTGCTCAGTCGGAAGGAACAGGAACTGGTCCTCGGACCGCAGAAACTGGGACCCGATGCACTTGAGATTACAGCCAATGAATTGAAACAGCGCTTGGCGAAAACCAGTCGTGCCATCAAAGTCGCCTTGCTGGATCAAAAAATGGTCGCTGGAATCGGTAATCTGTATGCCAGTGAAATGCTCCATCAGAGTCGTATTCATCCTGAACGGACCGCCGATCAATTATCGACGGCAGAAATCAGATCGCTGCACAAAGCCATGCAGCAGATTCTGAAAACAGCGATTCGCTATGAAGGATCCACACTCGGCGATGGAACCTATCGGAATGCTCTCAATCAGTCGGGAGGCTATCAGAATCAACATCAGGTGTATGGTCAGGAAGAAAAAAACTGTCCGTCCTGCAAGGGAGCACAGATTGTCAGGATTGTCCAGGCCCAGCGATCTACGTTTTTCTGTCCTTGTTGTCAGATCATACCGTCGTAA
- a CDS encoding DUF1598 domain-containing protein, translating to MRPNHPRVGSSAVSVLATVVCLAVVLGVTFYLVNPRSDMTVEKASEQVQVQDETPLVLEKQETVAVTPAAEIKPVAETPRVSPEEQVAAHLSAGEFGQAIEVAETVSNLQERTLLLRMVVKAQMDSGDFVAALGTINRIPLAEERTKAMGERAQAMSLAGGSQLADFTELIDLIQTQTSGGWIDDGSGEGSMRQFSAGVRVDPNGMLHHISKQELKGELEALGVKARKASLNKNVAQNSQLRLVSLTRLEKEVQQLIEEGRSPVETMKMLAGLTKVEYVFVYPEDQEIVIAGPAEAWIYNEEGLAVGVESGRPVLQLDDLVTILRTFSDNGEEIFGCSFDPRAEGLARVNEFVAQSNARGPLSAGAGVRNYTRQLKEKLGTQDITLYGVPDTSRVARVLIEADYRMKLIGIGKMDAGKNIPSYFDLLAQDSNASGMNLEALRWWLTMKYDSVLHNPQRTAYQVVGSSVLCQSENQIVTKEGERLRTGKAEKLNREFAANFTKHYQELAQQDLVYADLQNIFDLALVAALMRNEHLANRAGWEMTAFAANGVYRPAEFEAAHTVDTVVNHRVYNGKDVVVQVAGGVRVDTNSVVKNQQNLKVSPEVGAVSAQSKAPALPVGRWWWDLAN from the coding sequence ATGCGCCCTAATCACCCTCGTGTCGGCTCCAGTGCTGTTTCAGTTCTGGCAACCGTTGTCTGTTTAGCTGTAGTTTTGGGAGTCACCTTTTACCTGGTGAATCCCCGGTCAGATATGACTGTGGAAAAAGCATCAGAACAGGTTCAGGTGCAGGATGAAACACCACTCGTACTGGAAAAACAGGAAACCGTTGCGGTGACTCCTGCAGCAGAAATAAAACCAGTCGCAGAAACGCCACGTGTATCACCTGAAGAACAGGTTGCCGCACATCTGTCAGCAGGGGAATTCGGACAGGCAATTGAAGTCGCTGAAACGGTGTCAAACCTGCAGGAACGAACTCTCTTACTCAGAATGGTTGTCAAAGCCCAGATGGACTCCGGTGACTTTGTCGCTGCCCTGGGAACCATCAACCGTATCCCCCTGGCTGAAGAACGCACCAAAGCCATGGGCGAACGGGCACAGGCGATGTCGCTGGCTGGTGGATCTCAGTTAGCTGACTTCACCGAGCTGATTGACCTGATTCAAACACAGACTTCAGGGGGATGGATCGACGACGGATCTGGTGAAGGTTCAATGCGACAGTTCTCCGCAGGGGTCCGCGTTGATCCTAATGGCATGCTGCACCATATCAGCAAACAGGAACTGAAAGGCGAACTGGAAGCACTGGGAGTCAAAGCCCGTAAAGCCAGCCTGAATAAGAATGTTGCCCAGAACAGTCAGTTGCGTCTGGTTTCTTTGACCCGTCTGGAAAAAGAAGTGCAGCAGTTGATTGAAGAAGGTCGTTCTCCTGTTGAAACCATGAAAATGCTGGCGGGATTGACCAAGGTCGAATATGTCTTTGTCTACCCGGAAGATCAGGAAATCGTGATCGCCGGTCCGGCAGAAGCCTGGATTTATAATGAAGAAGGTCTGGCTGTCGGCGTAGAAAGCGGCCGTCCTGTTCTGCAACTGGATGACCTGGTGACGATCCTGCGAACATTCTCGGACAACGGTGAAGAAATCTTCGGCTGTTCCTTCGATCCACGTGCTGAAGGTCTGGCACGCGTCAATGAATTTGTCGCTCAGTCTAATGCCCGTGGCCCGCTGAGTGCAGGTGCCGGCGTGCGAAATTACACCAGACAGCTGAAAGAAAAACTGGGAACACAGGATATTACACTGTACGGTGTGCCTGATACATCACGTGTCGCCCGTGTCCTGATTGAAGCCGACTACCGTATGAAACTGATTGGCATCGGAAAAATGGATGCCGGCAAAAACATCCCCAGCTACTTCGATCTGCTGGCTCAAGATAGCAATGCAAGCGGCATGAACCTCGAAGCGCTCCGCTGGTGGCTGACCATGAAATATGATTCGGTACTGCATAACCCGCAACGGACAGCATACCAGGTCGTGGGTTCTTCCGTACTCTGTCAGTCAGAGAATCAGATCGTCACTAAAGAAGGTGAACGATTACGAACGGGAAAAGCGGAGAAGCTGAACCGCGAATTCGCTGCCAACTTCACAAAGCACTATCAGGAACTGGCACAGCAGGATCTGGTTTACGCCGACCTGCAGAACATTTTCGACTTGGCTCTGGTAGCCGCCCTGATGCGAAACGAACATCTGGCAAATCGTGCCGGCTGGGAAATGACCGCCTTTGCTGCCAATGGTGTCTATCGCCCGGCTGAATTCGAAGCAGCTCACACAGTCGACACTGTTGTCAACCACCGTGTCTACAACGGCAAAGACGTTGTCGTCCAGGTTGCCGGCGGCGTGCGGGTGGATACAAATTCGGTTGTGAAAAATCAGCAGAACCTGAAAGTCTCTCCCGAAGTCGGAGCCGTTTCCGCTCAGTCTAAAGCACCTGCATTGCCCGTGGGTCGCTGGTGGTGGGATCTGGCCAACTAA